The DNA segment TGAGCAGCCACGATGTTGTAGGTCTCCTCTTCTTGGCCGAACTTGTAGCCGTAGTTCTGGCTCTCGCTCTCGGTGGTCTCACGCACCAGGCTGCTGGTAACGAGTGAACCGTGCATGGCGGAGAACAAGCTGCCACCGAAGACACCAGCCACTCCCAGCATGTGGAAGGGGTGCATCAGGATGTTGTGCTCAGCCTGGAACACCAGCATGTAGTTGAAGGTGCCGGAGATGCCAAGGGGCATGGCGTCCGAGAAGGAGCCTTGACCGAAGGGATACACCAAGAAGACGGCAGATGCTGCGGCCACAGGAGCGCTGTAGGCAACGCAGATCCAGGGGCGCATGCCCAAGCGGTAGGAAAGCTCCCACTCGCGGCCCATGTAGGCGTAGATGCCGATCAGGAAGTGGAAGACCACCAACTGGAAGGGACCACCGTTGTAGAGCCACTCATCGAGGCTGGCGGCTTCCCAGATGGGGTAGAAGTGCAGGCCGATGGCGTTGCTGGAAGGAACAACAGCACCGGAGATGATGTTGTTGCCGTACATCAGGGAGCCAGCTACGGGCTCACGGATGCCGTCAATG comes from the Cyanobium sp. Tous-M-B4 genome and includes:
- a CDS encoding photosystem II q(b) protein — encoded protein: MTTTIQQRQGASAWNQFCDWVTSTNNRLYVGWFGVLMIPCLLAATICFIVAFIAAPPVDIDGIREPVAGSLMYGNNIISGAVVPSSNAIGLHFYPIWEAASLDEWLYNGGPFQLVVFHFLIGIYAYMGREWELSYRLGMRPWICVAYSAPVAAASAVFLVYPFGQGSFSDAMPLGISGTFNYMLVFQAEHNILMHPFHMLGVAGVFGGSLFSAMHGSLVTSSLVRETTESESQNYGYKFGQEEETYNIVAA